One window of the Salvia splendens isolate huo1 chromosome 1, SspV2, whole genome shotgun sequence genome contains the following:
- the LOC121794815 gene encoding uncharacterized protein LOC121794815 — protein sequence MESGQAADQRGLPLSEVVNDCVHRWFQDTLKEAKTGDINMQVLVGQMYNCGYGISKDANKGKIWIRRASRVRSSVWKVSNKRPGYTASDSDSDSESESDTD from the exons ATGGAGTCTGGACAGGCGGCGGATCAACGAGGGCTTCCGCTGTCGGAGGTGGTTAACGACTGCGTACACCGCTGGTTCCAAGACACGCTCAAGGAGGCCAAAACTGGCGATATCAATATGCAGGTGCTCGTCGGACAGATGTATAATTGTGGCTATGGCATCTCCAAAGACGCTAACAAG GGGAAGATTTGGATACGTAGGGCTTCCAGAGTCAGGTCTTCGGTCTGGAAAGTTAGCAATAAACGACCCG GTTATACTGCGAGTGATTCAGATTCTGATTCAGAGTCAGAATCAGATACAGATTAA